In Synechococcus sp. KORDI-52, one genomic interval encodes:
- a CDS encoding Ppx/GppA phosphatase family protein produces MVPAVGGRVDFVAALTLMLDAEAPAQPTEQTNGLFQGSNSDLRRIAAIDLGTNSFHLLVAAVDPKLRTFQIIQAEKATTRLGERDPETGELTAEAMQRGLEALRQFRDLAASHQVEQIVTAATSAVREAPNGRDFLQTILDELEMEVDLVSGPEEARLIYLGVLSGMPFGDRPHLLLDIGGGSTELILADSRDARALTSTRVGAVRLQRDFVQDDPMPPKRRSFLQAFIQGSLEPAVDKVRRRIKPGETPVLVATSGTAMAIGSLASSEEERPPRKLHGYRVTRERLDRVVDQLIRMTPEERRELASINDRRAEIIVPGALILQTTMKMLGVEDLVLSERALREGLIVDWMLRQGLLEDRFSFQSSIRQRTVIHQLQRFSVNQSRAERVASHALSLYDATRGVMHDDSGEGRELLWAAAMLHSCGQHINISAYHKHTWYLIRHGELLGYSEAEHLMVAAIARYHRRSLPKKRHESWQLVATRDNRRCVHQMALLLRLAAALDRRPEPVISSLRVHAVKGVLDLGIVPERVNQNVSLEQWSLESCAEVVKEAVGVKLRVSVQV; encoded by the coding sequence ATGGTCCCGGCCGTCGGTGGCAGAGTGGATTTCGTTGCTGCTCTGACGTTGATGCTGGATGCCGAGGCCCCAGCCCAGCCAACGGAACAGACCAACGGCTTGTTTCAGGGCTCGAACAGTGACCTGCGTCGGATCGCGGCCATCGATCTCGGGACCAACTCCTTCCATCTTCTGGTGGCAGCCGTTGATCCGAAACTGCGCACGTTTCAAATCATCCAGGCCGAAAAGGCCACCACCCGTCTGGGGGAGCGTGATCCTGAGACCGGTGAACTCACGGCGGAAGCGATGCAGAGGGGGCTTGAAGCGCTCCGTCAGTTCAGAGACCTCGCCGCCAGTCATCAGGTCGAACAGATCGTCACGGCGGCGACGAGTGCCGTTCGTGAAGCGCCCAACGGTCGCGATTTCCTTCAGACCATTCTTGACGAGCTCGAGATGGAAGTGGATCTGGTCAGCGGCCCCGAGGAGGCTCGCCTGATCTATCTGGGTGTCCTCTCTGGAATGCCATTTGGTGATCGTCCGCATCTTCTGCTGGACATTGGTGGTGGCTCCACCGAACTGATCCTTGCTGATAGTCGCGATGCTCGTGCCCTCACCAGCACCCGTGTGGGGGCTGTGCGACTCCAGCGGGACTTCGTTCAGGACGATCCGATGCCTCCCAAACGGAGATCGTTTCTCCAGGCCTTCATTCAGGGATCGCTTGAACCTGCGGTCGACAAAGTGCGTCGCAGGATCAAACCCGGTGAAACCCCTGTGTTGGTGGCCACCAGCGGCACGGCGATGGCGATTGGCTCCCTTGCCTCGAGTGAAGAGGAGCGTCCACCGCGCAAATTGCACGGGTACCGCGTCACCCGGGAGCGCCTGGATCGGGTGGTCGATCAACTGATCAGGATGACCCCTGAGGAGCGGAGGGAGTTGGCATCCATCAATGATCGTCGGGCCGAAATCATTGTCCCGGGTGCATTGATCCTGCAAACCACCATGAAGATGTTGGGTGTTGAGGATTTGGTGCTCAGTGAGCGGGCCCTCCGCGAAGGTCTGATCGTCGATTGGATGCTTCGTCAAGGTCTTCTTGAAGACCGTTTCAGCTTTCAGAGCAGCATTCGGCAACGCACCGTGATTCATCAGCTTCAGCGGTTTTCTGTGAATCAGAGCAGGGCTGAACGGGTTGCCAGCCATGCCTTAAGCCTCTACGACGCCACGCGGGGGGTGATGCATGACGACAGTGGCGAAGGTCGCGAACTGCTCTGGGCTGCTGCGATGCTGCACTCCTGTGGCCAGCACATCAACATCAGCGCGTACCACAAGCACACCTGGTATTTGATTCGTCATGGTGAGCTGTTGGGCTATTCAGAAGCGGAACATCTGATGGTGGCGGCGATTGCCCGCTATCACCGCCGCAGCTTGCCCAAGAAACGCCATGAATCCTGGCAGCTTGTGGCCACCCGAGATAACCGTCGTTGCGTTCATCAGATGGCTCTTCTGCTGCGCTTGGCCGCAGCCCTTGATCGCCGGCCTGAACCCGTGATCTCTTCACTCCGTGTTCATGCGGTGAAGGGTGTGCTTGATCTGGGAATCGTTCCCGAGCGGGTCAACCAGAACGTCAGCCTTGAGCAGTGGAGTTTGGAGAGCTGCGCTGAGGTGGTGAAGGAAGCGGTCGGGGTGAAGCTGCGTGTCAGCGTTCAGGTTTGA
- the ispD gene encoding 2-C-methyl-D-erythritol 4-phosphate cytidylyltransferase, with amino-acid sequence MHLLIAAAGSGRRMGADRNKLLLSLAGRPVIAWTLEAALRSERIEWIGIVGQEVDREAILAVLDAPSKPVQWIQGGSTRQESVLCGLAGLPEQARHVLIHDGARCLAEPELFDRCSEAVEAGTALIAATPVSDTIKRVGSDGVIRDTPERSELWAAQTPQGFSVDQLRRGHAEAVAKGWMVTDDASLYERLGWPVQVLDAGPANIKVTTPFDLTVAEAVLALRSTG; translated from the coding sequence GTGCATCTGTTGATTGCTGCGGCGGGAAGCGGTCGGCGCATGGGTGCGGATCGCAACAAGCTGCTGCTGTCGTTGGCCGGACGCCCCGTCATCGCCTGGACCCTGGAGGCGGCCCTGCGTTCCGAGCGGATTGAATGGATCGGGATCGTCGGCCAGGAGGTTGATCGAGAGGCCATCCTTGCGGTGCTGGATGCGCCCAGCAAGCCGGTGCAGTGGATTCAGGGCGGCAGCACGCGGCAGGAGTCGGTGCTTTGTGGTCTGGCGGGGTTGCCGGAGCAGGCTCGTCACGTCTTGATTCATGACGGTGCGCGCTGCCTGGCTGAACCGGAGTTGTTTGACCGTTGTTCTGAAGCGGTGGAGGCAGGCACAGCACTGATTGCTGCAACACCGGTGAGCGACACGATCAAACGTGTGGGATCCGATGGTGTGATTCGTGATACGCCTGAACGATCGGAGTTGTGGGCGGCGCAGACTCCACAGGGCTTTTCCGTCGATCAGCTGCGTCGTGGCCACGCTGAGGCGGTTGCCAAGGGCTGGATGGTCACCGATGACGCGTCGTTGTACGAGCGTCTGGGTTGGCCTGTGCAGGTCTTGGATGCTGGCCCTGCCAACATCAAGGTCACCACTCCATTTGACCTCACCGTGGCGGAAGCGGTGCTCGCGCTCAGGTCAACAGGCTGA
- the cobM gene encoding precorrin-4 C(11)-methyltransferase, which yields MSHVVSFVGAGPGAPDLLTLRAADRLHKADVLIWTDSLVCPAIAELAPADCESIRTSTTTLEDLIPLLIDRHRQGKRVVRLHDGDTALYSAINEQICALSDAEIPVEVIPGISAYQAAAAGLASELTLPGVVQTIVLSRAGGRTGMPEREQLGRLAALRASLCIYLSARHVEEVQTTLLEHYPAETPVAIGHRVSWPDQMLTVVPLEEMAVVSRERNLIRTTLYVVSPALAGGPQRSRLYSPDHDHLFRQKAK from the coding sequence TTGAGTCACGTTGTCAGTTTTGTTGGAGCAGGCCCTGGTGCTCCAGATCTGCTGACCCTTCGAGCAGCTGATCGTCTCCACAAGGCCGACGTGTTGATCTGGACCGATTCGTTGGTCTGCCCAGCCATCGCCGAGCTGGCTCCAGCCGATTGCGAAAGCATCCGCACCAGCACGACCACGCTCGAAGACCTGATCCCGCTTTTGATCGATCGGCACCGCCAGGGCAAACGGGTAGTGCGACTCCACGACGGAGACACGGCGCTCTACAGCGCCATCAACGAGCAGATCTGCGCGTTAAGTGACGCCGAAATCCCTGTGGAAGTGATCCCCGGGATCAGCGCATACCAAGCGGCAGCTGCCGGACTCGCCAGCGAACTCACCCTTCCAGGCGTGGTGCAGACCATTGTTCTCAGTCGCGCTGGAGGTCGCACCGGCATGCCTGAACGGGAACAGCTGGGTCGGCTGGCCGCCCTGAGAGCCAGCCTTTGCATCTATTTGAGTGCACGACACGTTGAAGAGGTGCAAACCACCCTTCTGGAGCACTACCCCGCCGAGACCCCTGTGGCCATCGGACATCGGGTGAGCTGGCCCGATCAGATGCTCACCGTGGTCCCTCTCGAGGAGATGGCTGTGGTCAGTCGGGAACGCAATCTGATTCGAACGACGCTCTACGTGGTGAGTCCGGCCCTCGCGGGTGGTCCTCAGCGCTCACGCCTCTACTCGCCTGACCATGACCATCTATTCCGCCAGAAAGCCAAGTAG
- a CDS encoding 4-hydroxybenzoate polyprenyltransferase — protein sequence MISSSARLQPWIELLRWNKPTGRLILLIPAGWALWLSPAAPPGVVLILQILFGGLAVSGAGCIANDLWDQGFDGQVERTKRRPLARGALKRGPAFALLLTLLGISLAVVLSLPAASLRLCLALACTAVLPILVYPSAKRWFAFPQAILALCWGFAVLIPWAAATASLSWSPALVCSWLATVVWTFGFDTVYAMADRRDDASLGLHSSALSLGSFVVPVVRGCYLVTAITLALAAWSVQIPAPFWPLWLLAAVFMQLSCNPLNKQDASMGTYGKHFAQQVQAGTLLWLGLLLARGWGA from the coding sequence GTGATCAGCAGTTCTGCACGTCTTCAGCCCTGGATCGAACTGCTGCGCTGGAACAAACCCACCGGCCGGCTGATCCTGCTGATCCCAGCCGGCTGGGCCCTCTGGCTGAGTCCTGCCGCTCCCCCCGGAGTTGTGCTGATCCTGCAGATTCTTTTTGGGGGCCTAGCGGTGAGCGGTGCGGGCTGTATCGCCAATGACCTATGGGACCAGGGGTTCGATGGCCAGGTGGAACGCACAAAACGTCGGCCCCTGGCCAGAGGTGCGCTGAAGCGAGGCCCAGCCTTCGCTTTGCTGCTGACCTTGCTGGGCATCAGCCTGGCCGTCGTGCTGAGTCTGCCGGCCGCCAGCCTCAGACTCTGTCTCGCCTTGGCCTGCACGGCCGTGCTGCCGATCCTTGTCTATCCATCAGCAAAGCGGTGGTTCGCCTTCCCCCAGGCGATCTTGGCGCTGTGCTGGGGCTTCGCGGTGCTGATCCCCTGGGCCGCTGCAACGGCCTCCTTGAGCTGGAGTCCTGCCCTGGTGTGCAGTTGGCTGGCAACCGTGGTCTGGACTTTTGGCTTCGACACGGTCTACGCCATGGCCGACCGACGTGACGATGCCAGTCTCGGCCTGCACAGCAGCGCCCTGAGCCTCGGATCCTTCGTGGTACCTGTTGTGCGGGGCTGCTACCTCGTGACAGCCATCACCCTTGCCTTGGCGGCCTGGTCGGTTCAGATTCCAGCACCGTTCTGGCCTCTCTGGTTGCTTGCCGCCGTCTTCATGCAGCTCAGCTGCAACCCCTTGAACAAACAGGATGCTTCCATGGGCACCTACGGGAAGCACTTTGCCCAGCAGGTTCAGGCGGGGACGCTGCTCTGGCTCGGTTTGCTTCTGGCCAGGGGATGGGGAGCCTGA
- the lgt gene encoding prolipoprotein diacylglyceryl transferase has translation MAVEALFPLATFQSPGEFLPQTENWFLPLRWYGLLIATAVLIGLNLSSRLAKLRHLENGLISDLLPVLVLFSVIGARLYYVAFEWHNYVSNPLKALAIWEGGIAIHGALLAGTLTLILFCRLRRQPFWDVLDVLVPSVALGQAIGRWGNFFNSEAFGVPTDLPWKLFIPAQSRPVIYSTSEFFHPTFLYESLWNLLLFGLLLLLFRRGLKTPGMLPAGAMSCVYLVGYSLGRVWIEGLRIDPLCIGSLPPACDGGIRIAQLMSGILLALGMIGLWWLYRRKRPLPDPSGQRS, from the coding sequence ATGGCTGTTGAAGCCCTGTTTCCCCTGGCGACCTTCCAGTCGCCAGGGGAATTTTTGCCCCAAACGGAAAACTGGTTCCTTCCCCTGCGTTGGTACGGCTTGCTGATCGCAACGGCCGTGCTGATCGGGCTGAACCTTTCGAGTCGTCTGGCCAAGCTCCGACACCTTGAAAACGGTCTGATCAGCGATCTGCTGCCCGTGCTCGTGCTGTTTTCCGTGATCGGAGCACGCCTCTACTACGTCGCGTTCGAGTGGCATAACTACGTCAGCAACCCGCTCAAAGCCCTTGCCATCTGGGAGGGTGGAATCGCCATCCATGGCGCCTTGCTGGCAGGCACTTTGACGTTAATCCTGTTCTGCCGCTTGCGCCGGCAACCCTTCTGGGATGTGCTGGACGTTCTGGTGCCTTCCGTGGCTTTGGGGCAGGCCATCGGTCGCTGGGGCAATTTCTTCAACTCGGAAGCGTTTGGTGTTCCAACGGATCTGCCCTGGAAGCTGTTCATCCCGGCCCAGAGCCGCCCGGTGATTTACAGCACGTCGGAATTTTTCCACCCGACATTCCTCTATGAATCCTTGTGGAACCTTCTGCTCTTCGGACTGCTGCTGCTGCTCTTCCGCCGCGGACTGAAGACCCCGGGGATGCTCCCTGCAGGTGCCATGAGCTGCGTGTATTTGGTGGGCTACAGCCTTGGCCGCGTCTGGATCGAGGGGCTGCGGATCGATCCTCTCTGCATCGGGTCGCTTCCCCCGGCATGCGACGGCGGCATCCGCATCGCGCAATTGATGAGTGGCATTTTGCTCGCCCTCGGCATGATCGGGCTTTGGTGGCTATATCGGAGAAAGAGACCCCTGCCTGATCCATCAGGCCAACGCAGTTGA
- a CDS encoding glycosyltransferase family 9 protein translates to MRVLALSPGSLEDQLDRLPALADICQKLNASLQVACDPRQAAPWKLLPCLEKLLPFSFEANPTLADWANLLGCVREPDFQICINFAEGQQVNLMLSMSHIPKRLAVEGFACTDQVSVGAGWRAQRLNPFLQALGLDLEADQFRLPLAAEVIDEAREAQPSGDGPLLLMSPSSQEDDWPAAEWHKLPDTIKNRLPMLRSMVLPAELSLAKRAALVANADVVLSSCPVSQRLAAYCGTPLVALGAEAADLPERQEIRCLGRPQELATLQSSDVLTALGF, encoded by the coding sequence ATGCGAGTTCTTGCCCTGAGCCCGGGTTCGCTCGAAGACCAGCTGGACCGCCTACCGGCTCTGGCCGACATCTGCCAGAAACTCAACGCCAGCCTGCAGGTGGCCTGTGACCCCCGGCAGGCAGCTCCATGGAAGCTTCTCCCGTGCCTGGAAAAGCTGTTGCCGTTCAGCTTCGAGGCCAACCCCACCCTTGCGGACTGGGCCAACCTGCTCGGTTGTGTGCGCGAACCCGACTTTCAGATCTGCATCAACTTCGCTGAAGGGCAGCAGGTGAACCTGATGCTGTCGATGAGCCATATCCCCAAACGGTTGGCGGTTGAGGGATTTGCCTGCACCGACCAGGTCAGCGTCGGTGCCGGCTGGAGGGCCCAGCGTCTCAACCCCTTCCTTCAAGCCCTGGGGCTGGATCTCGAGGCCGATCAGTTCCGCCTGCCCCTGGCGGCGGAGGTGATTGATGAAGCCCGTGAAGCACAGCCGAGCGGTGATGGTCCCCTGCTGCTGATGTCTCCATCCAGTCAGGAGGATGACTGGCCTGCAGCGGAGTGGCACAAGCTGCCTGACACAATCAAAAACCGTCTGCCAATGCTGCGCAGCATGGTGCTGCCAGCAGAGCTCAGCCTGGCCAAGCGGGCTGCGTTGGTGGCCAATGCCGATGTCGTGCTCAGCAGCTGCCCGGTGTCCCAACGCCTGGCGGCCTATTGCGGCACCCCCCTGGTTGCCCTCGGAGCCGAGGCCGCAGACCTTCCCGAACGCCAGGAGATCCGTTGCCTCGGCCGCCCGCAGGAGCTCGCCACGCTGCAGAGCAGTGATGTTTTGACGGCCCTCGGTTTCTGA
- a CDS encoding LD-carboxypeptidase produces the protein MRIIPAPPLRTGDRVACVAASSALQDDIKLQQGIAVLQSWGLDVQPQALASRRWGYLAGGDDARHADLHPAEPAALFACARGGWGAARLLEQPIRWQSGWLLGFSDVTALLWARQAAGFAGGIHGPLLTTLAEEPDWSRDRLRNLLFGNAVPELQGRAGGGGMGSGPLLVANLTVATHLLGSRFVPPLKGAVLVLEDVGEAPYRIDRMLTQWRLNGTLQGLAGLAFGHFEGCEDETRDASESFNLEQVLEERTADLGIPRVMELPLGHRSGNAALPMGAMARLDGQSGRLSLLT, from the coding sequence ATGCGCATCATCCCGGCTCCACCGCTCCGAACTGGAGACCGTGTGGCCTGTGTTGCCGCCAGTTCAGCCCTGCAGGACGACATCAAGCTGCAACAGGGCATTGCTGTTCTGCAGAGCTGGGGCCTCGATGTTCAACCCCAGGCCTTGGCCAGCCGTCGTTGGGGCTACTTGGCAGGGGGCGATGACGCGCGCCATGCCGATCTGCATCCGGCCGAACCCGCAGCGCTGTTCGCCTGTGCCCGCGGTGGATGGGGTGCTGCCCGGCTGCTGGAGCAGCCCATCCGCTGGCAGAGCGGCTGGCTGCTGGGCTTTTCCGACGTCACAGCTCTGCTCTGGGCCCGCCAGGCAGCAGGGTTTGCAGGTGGCATCCATGGCCCCTTGCTCACAACGCTTGCGGAGGAGCCGGATTGGAGCCGTGACCGTTTGCGCAACCTGCTCTTTGGCAACGCCGTCCCCGAGCTGCAAGGTCGTGCTGGCGGTGGAGGGATGGGGAGCGGTCCGCTGCTCGTGGCCAATCTGACCGTGGCCACCCACCTGCTGGGGAGCCGTTTCGTGCCCCCCCTCAAAGGAGCCGTTCTGGTGCTGGAAGACGTGGGCGAAGCCCCTTACCGCATTGATCGGATGCTGACCCAGTGGAGGCTGAATGGCACCTTGCAGGGGTTAGCGGGTCTGGCATTTGGCCATTTCGAGGGGTGCGAAGACGAAACCAGAGACGCCTCCGAAAGCTTCAACCTTGAGCAGGTTCTTGAAGAGCGCACGGCCGATCTCGGCATTCCCAGGGTGATGGAGCTGCCCCTTGGTCACCGATCCGGCAACGCAGCCCTGCCCATGGGGGCGATGGCGCGCCTCGACGGGCAAAGCGGCCGACTCAGCCTGTTGACCTGA
- a CDS encoding RodZ family helix-turn-helix domain-containing protein, with amino-acid sequence MADARAAAGLSQQQLADQMHIGVEQLSALEHGHQDELPEPVFIKAMVRRLSSHLGLDADAMVKTLGPHTAGGPRRSSIGPTRRGIASQKQTTRPPLTLLALAGLAALGLVVWRNPSELTRLAQELSPANPTLEPSEANVEEAEVADELDALIVTAPPIADLGLTISSSEPSWIALRRKGVVEFEGLLDGERRIENPDLVEIYAGRPDLVQLSAPDAETRTLGAVDDIRWIPLKPER; translated from the coding sequence TTGGCCGACGCACGGGCTGCAGCAGGGCTGAGTCAGCAGCAACTTGCCGATCAGATGCACATCGGTGTGGAGCAACTCTCCGCACTGGAACACGGCCATCAAGACGAACTGCCTGAACCCGTCTTCATCAAGGCCATGGTGCGTCGACTCAGCTCCCATCTGGGTTTGGATGCTGACGCCATGGTGAAGACCCTCGGGCCCCACACCGCAGGTGGACCAAGACGATCATCTATCGGGCCAACAAGACGGGGCATCGCCTCTCAAAAACAGACGACACGTCCTCCGCTCACCCTTCTGGCCCTCGCAGGGCTTGCTGCGCTGGGGCTGGTTGTGTGGAGAAACCCCTCGGAGTTGACGCGCTTGGCTCAAGAGTTGAGTCCTGCCAATCCAACCCTTGAGCCAAGCGAAGCAAATGTCGAGGAGGCCGAGGTTGCAGATGAGCTCGATGCCCTCATCGTTACAGCGCCACCGATTGCAGACCTGGGTCTCACGATCAGCAGCAGCGAACCCAGCTGGATCGCCCTACGGCGTAAGGGAGTTGTGGAATTCGAAGGGCTCTTGGACGGAGAACGCAGAATTGAAAATCCCGATCTGGTGGAGATCTACGCCGGCCGGCCTGATCTGGTCCAGCTGAGTGCCCCCGACGCCGAGACTCGAACCCTTGGCGCTGTGGACGACATCCGTTGGATCCCCCTCAAACCTGAACGCTGA
- a CDS encoding TrkA family potassium uptake protein produces the protein MRRRRARGQLKLITAPWRGPISALSAVIFAGAVGYRITEGWDWGDCLWMVLITISTIGYGEVEVLSPQGRLVTVLIVVGGLVVVQLAIQRVLGLKDSGYFLRLREFRFHRMLESLHDHVILCGYGRIGQEIAAQLQRDGVSLVVIETDPNRRAAAEMKGIRVLQADATLDETLLDAGLERCCSLVAALPSDASNLYVILSAKDLRPDCRLIARANSDEAASKLRLAGATVVVSPYVAGGRVMAASALRPLALNFMELLAGSDYEIEEFQLSHDPLHLMEIRGRSLAELQLGRRSGAMVLAIREKGKLIANPGGDTPMAPGQLLIVLGSKTQLATFQALLGEAVDTIETMPG, from the coding sequence ATGAGGCGTCGCCGAGCCAGGGGACAGCTGAAGCTGATCACAGCGCCATGGCGGGGGCCCATCAGTGCCCTCAGTGCCGTGATCTTTGCGGGTGCCGTCGGTTATCGGATCACGGAGGGATGGGACTGGGGAGATTGCCTCTGGATGGTGCTGATCACCATCAGCACCATTGGCTATGGCGAGGTGGAAGTCCTCTCACCCCAAGGGCGCCTGGTCACCGTGCTGATCGTGGTGGGTGGCCTGGTGGTTGTTCAACTGGCCATCCAACGCGTTCTCGGACTGAAGGACTCGGGATATTTCCTCAGACTTCGTGAATTCCGCTTTCACCGCATGTTGGAAAGCCTGCACGACCACGTCATTCTTTGCGGTTACGGCCGGATCGGGCAGGAAATTGCAGCCCAATTGCAGAGGGACGGTGTGTCTCTCGTGGTGATCGAGACGGATCCCAACCGAAGGGCTGCCGCTGAAATGAAGGGAATACGTGTTCTTCAGGCTGATGCAACTCTCGACGAAACGTTGCTAGATGCGGGACTCGAACGCTGCTGCAGCCTCGTGGCAGCTCTTCCGAGCGATGCGTCCAATCTGTACGTGATCCTCAGCGCCAAGGATCTACGACCGGATTGCCGCTTGATTGCCAGGGCCAACAGTGATGAAGCGGCTTCGAAGCTGCGCTTGGCCGGAGCGACGGTGGTGGTCAGTCCCTATGTGGCGGGGGGCCGCGTCATGGCAGCTTCGGCGCTGCGCCCCCTGGCGCTCAACTTCATGGAGCTGCTGGCAGGCTCCGATTATGAAATCGAGGAGTTTCAGCTGAGTCACGACCCCCTGCACCTGATGGAGATCCGTGGACGCAGCCTGGCGGAACTGCAGCTGGGCCGCCGCAGTGGAGCCATGGTCCTGGCAATCCGGGAGAAGGGAAAGCTGATCGCGAATCCAGGCGGCGACACCCCGATGGCACCGGGGCAGCTCCTGATCGTGCTGGGGAGCAAGACCCAACTCGCCACCTTTCAGGCCTTGCTTGGGGAGGCCGTTGACACGATTGAAACCATGCCGGGTTGA
- the fabG gene encoding 3-oxoacyl-[acyl-carrier-protein] reductase → MSPSASLAGQTALVTGGGRGIGRAIALALGEAGAEVVVNYSNSAAAADEVVAAITTAGGKAYALQANVSVEADVEGLIQQVLERSGRLDVLVNNAGITRDGLLMRMKTDDWQSVINLNLSGVFLCTRAVTRTMLKQKSGRIINITSVVGLMGNAGQANYAAAKAGVIGLTRSTARELASRGITVNAVAPGFIATDMTKDLDAEAILKNIPLGSFGTQEQVAGAVRFLAADPAAAYITGQVLQVDGGMVMA, encoded by the coding sequence ATGTCTCCCAGCGCTTCTCTTGCCGGACAGACCGCCCTGGTGACGGGAGGAGGTCGCGGCATCGGCCGGGCCATCGCCCTGGCCCTGGGCGAGGCGGGCGCAGAAGTGGTCGTGAATTACTCCAATTCCGCCGCTGCAGCCGATGAAGTGGTCGCTGCCATCACCACGGCAGGAGGCAAGGCCTACGCCCTGCAAGCCAATGTGTCGGTCGAAGCAGACGTGGAGGGCTTGATCCAACAGGTGCTGGAGCGCAGCGGCCGTCTTGATGTGTTGGTGAACAACGCTGGCATCACACGCGACGGCCTGCTGATGCGGATGAAAACCGACGATTGGCAATCGGTAATCAACCTCAACCTCAGTGGAGTTTTCCTCTGCACGCGAGCGGTGACACGCACGATGCTGAAGCAGAAAAGTGGCCGGATCATCAACATCACCTCGGTTGTGGGGCTGATGGGCAATGCTGGACAGGCCAACTACGCCGCCGCAAAAGCTGGCGTCATTGGTCTCACCCGCAGCACTGCCAGGGAACTCGCCAGCCGTGGCATCACCGTGAACGCGGTGGCTCCAGGTTTCATCGCCACCGACATGACGAAGGACCTTGATGCGGAGGCCATTCTCAAGAACATCCCCCTGGGGAGCTTTGGCACCCAGGAACAAGTGGCCGGTGCCGTGCGCTTCCTTGCCGCCGACCCAGCTGCGGCGTACATCACAGGTCAGGTGCTGCAGGTGGATGGCGGCATGGTGATGGCCTGA